The following are from one region of the Streptomyces decoyicus genome:
- a CDS encoding LON peptidase substrate-binding domain-containing protein codes for MTSVRLPLFPLNSVLFPGLVLPLNVFEARYRAMMRDLSAVPEDDRRFAVIAIRDGREVAATAQGMPDATLPAAEGPAAGFGDDPMRAFHAVGCIADAATIREKSSDDDTGYEVLATGTTRFRLLSVDASGPYLTGELEELEDGEGEGAGALASGVVRAFRTYQKRLAWANERTLSSGQDLPADPSVLSYLVAAAAVLDVPAKQRLLEAPDTASRLGQELKLLRQESALLGKLPSLPAVDLTRQPTSPN; via the coding sequence GTGACCTCCGTGCGCCTACCGCTCTTCCCGCTGAACTCGGTGTTGTTCCCGGGACTCGTGCTCCCGCTGAACGTCTTCGAAGCGCGGTACCGGGCGATGATGCGCGATCTGAGCGCGGTGCCCGAGGACGACCGGCGCTTCGCGGTGATCGCGATCCGGGACGGCCGGGAGGTCGCCGCCACCGCACAGGGCATGCCGGACGCCACCCTGCCGGCCGCGGAAGGTCCCGCGGCGGGCTTCGGTGACGATCCGATGCGGGCGTTCCACGCCGTGGGCTGCATCGCCGACGCGGCGACCATCCGGGAGAAGTCCTCCGACGACGACACCGGCTACGAGGTCCTCGCCACCGGCACCACCCGCTTCCGGCTGCTGTCCGTGGACGCCTCGGGCCCGTATCTGACCGGCGAGCTCGAGGAGCTGGAGGACGGCGAGGGAGAGGGCGCGGGCGCGCTCGCCTCGGGCGTCGTCCGGGCCTTCCGTACGTACCAGAAGCGGCTGGCCTGGGCGAACGAGCGGACCCTGTCGAGCGGGCAGGACCTGCCGGCCGACCCTTCGGTGCTCTCGTACCTCGTCGCCGCGGCGGCCGTGCTGGACGTCCCCGCCAAGCAGCGGCTGCTGGAGGCGCCGGACACCGCGTCCCGGCTCGGGCAGGAGCTGAAACTGCTTCGCCAGGAATCGGCGCTGCTCGGTAAGCTCCCGTCGCTGCCGGCCGTGGATCTGACCCGGCAGCCGACCAGCCCCAACTGA
- the ybaK gene encoding Cys-tRNA(Pro) deacylase: MAKKSKKSGGTPATVALTAAGVPFTTHSYEHDPAAPSYGEEAAEALGVAPDQVFKTLLADVDGTLTVAVVPVSGSLDLKALAAAVGGKRATMADPAAAERSTGYVRGGISPLGQRKRLRTVVDASAEGRPTVCVSAGRRGLEVELSPEDLVALTGAHLAPIARG; the protein is encoded by the coding sequence GTGGCGAAGAAGTCCAAGAAGTCCGGCGGCACCCCGGCGACGGTCGCCCTCACCGCGGCCGGCGTCCCCTTCACCACACACTCCTACGAGCACGACCCGGCCGCACCGTCGTACGGCGAGGAGGCCGCCGAGGCCCTCGGTGTCGCGCCGGACCAGGTGTTCAAGACACTGCTGGCGGACGTCGACGGCACCCTGACGGTCGCCGTCGTCCCGGTGTCGGGGTCCTTGGACCTCAAGGCGCTGGCGGCCGCGGTGGGCGGCAAGCGGGCCACGATGGCCGACCCGGCCGCGGCCGAGCGCAGCACGGGCTACGTCCGGGGCGGGATCTCGCCGCTGGGGCAGCGCAAGCGGCTGCGCACGGTCGTGGACGCCTCGGCCGAGGGCCGGCCGACGGTCTGTGTCTCGGCGGGGCGGCGGGGGCTGGAGGTCGAGCTGTCGCCGGAGGACCTGGTGGCCCTCACGGGCGCGCACCTCGCGCCGATCGCCCGCGGCTGA